The Equus asinus isolate D_3611 breed Donkey chromosome 22, EquAss-T2T_v2, whole genome shotgun sequence genome has a segment encoding these proteins:
- the AAAS gene encoding aladin isoform X2 — protein MRVAPSFSPVHSTGRDVGLFGVLNEIANSEEEVFEWVKTASSWALALCRWASSLHGSLFPHLSLRSEDLIAEFSQVTNWSSCCLRVFAWHPHTNKFAVALLDDSIRVYNANSTIVPSLKHRLQRNVAALAWKPLSASVLAVACQSCILIWTLDPTSLSTRPSSGCAQVLSHPGHTPVTSLAWAPSGGRLLSASPVDAAVLVWDVSTETCVPLPWFRGGGVTNLLWSPDGSKVLATTPSAVFRVWEAQMWTCERWPTLSGRCQTGCWSPDGNRLLFTVLGEPLIYSLSFPERGEGKGRVGGAKSATIVADLSETTIQTPDGERRLGGEAHSMAWDPSGERLAVLLKGNPRVQDGKPVILLFRTRNSPVFELLPCGIIQGEPGAQAQLITFHPSFNKGALLSVCWSTGRIAHIPLYFVNAQFPRFSPALGRTQEPPAGGGGSMHDRPLFTETSPISAPWDPLPGPPPTQPHSPHSHF, from the exons GCGTGATGTGGGCCTTTTTGGAGTGCTGAATGAAATTGCAAACTCGGAGGAGGAGG TGTTTGAGTGGGTGAAGACGGCGTCCAGCTGGGCCCTGGCACTCTGTCGATGGGCCTCCTCCCTCCATGGGTCCctgttcccccatctctct CTCAGGAGCGAAGATCTGATTGCCGAATTTTCCCAAGTCACAAACTG GTCCAGCTGCTGCTTGCGGGTCTTTGCGTGGCACCCCCACACCAACAAATTTGCGGTGGCCCTGCTAGATGACTCAATCCGTGTGTATAATGCCAACAG CACTATAGTCCCCTCCCTGAAGCACCGGCTGCAGCGAAATGTGGCGGCTCTGGCCTGGAAGCCCCTCAGTGCCTCCGTCTTAGCTGTGGCCTGCCAAagctgcattctcatctggacCCTGGACCCCACCTCCTTGTCTACCCG ACCCTCATCTGGCTGTGCCCAAGTGCTCTCCCACCCTGGGCACACACCTGTCACCAGCTTGGCCTGGGCCCCCAGTGGCGGGCGGCTGCTCTCAGCCTCCCCTGTGGATGCTGCAGTCCTG GTATGGGATGTCTCAACAGAGACCTGTGTGCCCCTTCCCTGGTTTCGGGGAGGTGGGGTTACCAACCTGCTCTGGTCCCCGGATGGCAGCAAAGTCCTGGCTACCACTCCTTCAGCTGTCTTTCG AGTCTGGGAGGCCCAGATGTGGACTTGTGAGAGGTGGCCTACTCTATCAGGGCGCTGTCAG ACTGGCTGCTGGAGCCCAGATGGAAACCGACTGCTGTTCACTGTACTGGGGGAACCACTGATTTACTCCCTGTCATTCCCAGAACGTG GTGAGGGAAAGGGGCGCGTTGGAGGGGCAAAGTCAGCAACAATTGTGGCAGATCTGTCTGAGACAACGATACAGACaccagatggagagagaag ACTTGGGGGAGAGGCTCACTCTATGGCCTGGGACCCCAGCGGGGAACGTCTGGCTGTGCTCCTGAAAG GAAACCCACGGGTCCAGGATGGTAAACCAGTCATCCTCCTTTTTCGGACTCGGAACAGCCCTGTGTTTGAGCTACTTCCTTG TGGCATTATCCAGGGggagccaggagcccaggcccagctcatcactttccatccttccttcaaCAAAGGGGCTCTGCTCAGTGTG TGCTGGTCCACAGGCCGAATTGCCCACATCCCTCTGTACTTTGTCAATGCTCAGTTTCCACGTTTTAGCCCCGCGCTTGGCCGAACCCAAGAGCCCCCAGCTGGGGGCGGAGGCTCTATGCATGATCGGCCCCTCTTTACTGAGACATCCCCAATCTCTGCCCCTTGGGACCCTCTCCCAGGGCCACCGCCTACTCAGCCCCACTCTCCTCACTCCCActtctaa